The following are encoded together in the Xanthomonas vesicatoria ATCC 35937 genome:
- a CDS encoding methylamine utilization protein, whose translation MRWFRQLAAVSALVLSGVSASATATPVSITVTDASGVLVDAVVSLELPRPAAAGAGKMLEMDQVNSQFVPAVLAVRTGTSVRFPNNDQIRHQVYSFSPAKRFELPLFQGSTAAPVRFDQAGLVTVGCNIHDWMLGYIVVLETPYFGKTGNDGRVQLDAPAGNYTLRVWHPRMKGAAAEEPLTIARDAVQRRVTLQTAGAAPVVAPPDERVRALQDKFRHADPKKPHP comes from the coding sequence ATGCGTTGGTTCAGACAATTAGCTGCGGTGTCGGCTCTGGTGTTGAGTGGCGTGTCGGCCTCGGCTACCGCGACACCTGTCAGCATTACCGTGACCGATGCCAGTGGCGTATTGGTCGATGCGGTAGTCAGCCTGGAACTTCCGCGGCCGGCCGCAGCCGGCGCGGGCAAGATGCTGGAAATGGATCAGGTCAACTCGCAGTTTGTGCCGGCAGTGCTGGCAGTGCGCACCGGGACCTCGGTACGGTTTCCGAACAACGATCAGATCCGCCACCAGGTGTATTCGTTCTCGCCCGCAAAACGGTTTGAACTGCCGCTGTTTCAGGGAAGCACTGCGGCGCCGGTGCGGTTCGATCAAGCTGGTCTGGTCACGGTGGGCTGCAACATTCACGACTGGATGCTGGGCTACATCGTGGTCCTGGAAACGCCGTATTTCGGCAAGACCGGTAACGATGGCCGCGTGCAACTCGACGCACCCGCCGGCAATTACACCTTGCGCGTTTGGCACCCACGCATGAAGGGCGCTGCGGCGGAGGAGCCGTTGACCATTGCACGCGATGCGGTGCAGCGCCGTGTCACCTTGCAGACTGCCGGCGCCGCTCCTGTCGTCGCGCCGCCGGATGAGCGGGTGCGTGCGCTGCAGGACAAGTTCCGCCACGCCGATCCCAAGAAGCCGCATCCATGA
- a CDS encoding isopenicillin N synthase family dioxygenase has translation MSARIPTLDITRFNTDRDAFVAELGAAYRQWGFAGIRNHGIAQADIDAAYDVFKAFFALPEEVKRRYHVPGSGGARGYTAFGVETAKDSKHFDLKEFWHIGREIPDDSPYRDVMAPNLWPEEVPGFRERGYQLYQQLDQLGSRVLSALALHIGLPQDYFVDKTNNGNSILRPIHYPPITSDDIPNVRAGAHGDINFITLLVGASAAGLEVRSNDGEWVPFTADADTIVVNIGDMLQRLTNHVYPSTIHRVVNPPGEAARKPRYSVPFFLHPNPDFLIDVLPSCISADNPSRYPEPITAHGFLEERLREIKLK, from the coding sequence ATGAGCGCGCGCATCCCCACCCTGGACATCACCCGTTTCAATACCGATCGCGACGCCTTCGTCGCCGAGCTCGGTGCGGCCTATCGCCAATGGGGCTTTGCCGGCATCCGCAATCACGGCATCGCGCAGGCCGATATCGATGCGGCCTACGACGTGTTCAAGGCGTTTTTTGCGTTGCCGGAAGAGGTCAAGCGCCGCTACCACGTGCCGGGCAGCGGCGGCGCGCGCGGCTACACCGCCTTCGGCGTGGAAACCGCCAAGGATTCCAAGCACTTCGATCTGAAGGAGTTCTGGCACATCGGTCGCGAGATTCCGGACGATTCGCCGTACCGCGACGTGATGGCGCCGAACCTGTGGCCGGAAGAAGTGCCCGGATTCCGCGAGCGTGGCTACCAGCTGTACCAGCAGCTCGACCAACTGGGCTCGCGCGTGCTTTCGGCACTGGCGCTGCACATCGGCTTGCCGCAGGACTATTTCGTCGACAAGACCAACAACGGCAACTCGATCCTGCGGCCGATCCACTACCCTCCGATCACCAGCGACGACATCCCCAATGTGCGCGCCGGTGCGCATGGCGATATCAACTTCATCACCTTGCTGGTCGGTGCCAGCGCGGCCGGCCTGGAGGTGCGTTCCAACGACGGCGAGTGGGTGCCGTTCACCGCCGACGCCGACACCATCGTGGTCAATATCGGCGACATGCTGCAGCGCCTGACCAACCACGTGTATCCGTCCACGATCCATCGCGTGGTGAACCCGCCGGGCGAAGCGGCGCGCAAGCCGCGCTATTCGGTGCCGTTCTTCCTGCATCCGAATCCTGACTTCTTGATCGACGTGCTGCCGTCGTGCATCAGCGCCGACAACCCCAGCCGCTATCCCGAGCCGATCACTGCGCACGGGTTTCTGGAAGAACGCCTGCGCGAGATCAAGCTGAAGTAA
- the glmM gene encoding phosphoglucosamine mutase, whose product MSARKYFGTDGIRGRVGQGVISADFVLRLGNALGRVLTQGRSKRPLVLIGKDTRISGYMFEAALEAGLVAAGADVQMIGPMPTPAIAFLTSTLRADAGVVISASHNPHYDNGIKFFSAEGEKLDDATEAAIEAALDQPFHTVESERLGKAIRTRDAIGRYIEFCKASVARGFTLHGLKMVLDCAHGATYHIAPMLFRELGAEVVVIGAAPDGLNINDGVGSTHIDNLAAKVRESGAHLGIAFDGDGDRVLMADDQGNPVDGDDLLYVLARSWQASGRLTGTVVGTLMTNYGLEPALAALQIPFQRAKVGDRYVHQALVEGGGTLGGETSGHLLCLDRASTGDGIVSALQVLEALGRDGHSLRQALSGLTKVPQKTVNVRLDGGAAKAIVEAPGVQQALQQAQAAVQGRGRAFLRPSGTEPVVRVTVEADDADLMQATLDRLSGAVRDAA is encoded by the coding sequence GTGAGCGCCCGCAAATACTTCGGTACCGACGGCATCCGCGGTCGGGTCGGGCAGGGCGTCATTTCTGCCGACTTCGTCTTGCGCCTGGGCAACGCGCTGGGCCGCGTGCTCACGCAAGGTCGTAGCAAGCGTCCGCTGGTGTTGATTGGCAAGGACACCCGCATTTCCGGCTACATGTTCGAGGCCGCATTGGAGGCCGGGCTGGTCGCCGCGGGCGCCGATGTGCAGATGATCGGGCCGATGCCGACGCCGGCCATCGCGTTCTTGACCAGTACCTTGCGCGCCGATGCCGGTGTGGTCATCAGCGCCTCGCACAACCCGCATTACGACAACGGCATCAAGTTCTTCTCCGCCGAAGGCGAGAAGCTCGACGACGCGACCGAAGCGGCGATCGAAGCCGCGCTGGACCAGCCGTTCCATACCGTGGAATCCGAACGCCTGGGCAAGGCGATCCGCACCCGCGATGCGATCGGCCGTTACATCGAATTCTGCAAGGCCAGCGTAGCGCGCGGCTTTACCCTGCACGGCCTGAAAATGGTGCTGGACTGCGCGCATGGCGCCACGTATCACATCGCGCCGATGCTGTTCCGCGAGCTGGGTGCCGAGGTGGTGGTGATCGGTGCTGCGCCGGACGGGCTCAATATCAACGACGGCGTCGGCTCCACGCATATCGACAATCTCGCCGCCAAGGTGCGCGAGAGCGGCGCGCATCTGGGGATTGCCTTCGATGGCGACGGCGATCGCGTGTTGATGGCCGACGACCAGGGTAACCCTGTCGATGGCGACGACCTGCTGTATGTCCTGGCACGCTCGTGGCAGGCTAGTGGGCGGCTTACTGGCACCGTGGTCGGCACCTTGATGACCAATTACGGGCTGGAGCCGGCGTTGGCCGCGCTGCAGATTCCCTTTCAGCGGGCCAAGGTGGGCGACCGCTATGTGCATCAAGCACTGGTCGAAGGCGGCGGTACGCTGGGCGGCGAAACGTCAGGCCATCTGCTGTGCCTGGACCGCGCCAGTACTGGCGACGGCATCGTCAGCGCGCTGCAGGTGCTCGAAGCGCTTGGCCGCGATGGGCACAGCCTGCGCCAAGCGCTGAGCGGCTTGACCAAAGTGCCGCAAAAGACCGTGAATGTGCGTCTGGACGGCGGCGCCGCCAAGGCCATCGTCGAAGCGCCGGGCGTGCAGCAGGCGCTGCAGCAAGCGCAGGCTGCCGTGCAGGGGCGTGGGCGTGCCTTCCTGCGCCCGTCCGGCACCGAGCCGGTGGTGCGCGTGACTGTAGAGGCAGACGACGCCGACCTGATGCAGGCCACGCTCGACCGGCTGTCCGGAGCGGTGCGTGACGCGGCGTGA